One Brassica napus cultivar Da-Ae chromosome C4, Da-Ae, whole genome shotgun sequence genomic region harbors:
- the LOC125586326 gene encoding uncharacterized protein LOC125586326 — translation MIYASPEWWDNHEAGCRLTKSFNREPPKFWDIMVRCFALHDVYSQPQHSARQRRQEIMNERRGDDSTHGYSDFDGNEMLDTEVPDTQENEEVYRVNLDDDSHPSNEFTHDAVGINIGRGEQRGRRGSSSHSSGRRGGSLDRSGGSSGANVGSGSRGSQRKQSFETTMQETITGFRDFQRQSLQQLLPGAFDQDDYDEWKKAEALFLDLQVTKHTKFYWKCLNTLQELKYVLYVYVFSVMSL, via the exons ATGATTTACGCATCTCCGGAGTGGTGGGATAATCACGAAGCG gGATGTAGATTAACAAAATCGTTCAACCGAGAGCCGCCAAAATTTTGGGATATAATGGTACGATGTTTTGCGTTACATGATGTATACTCGCAACCCCAACATTCTGCACGACAAAGAAGACAAGAGATAATGAATGAGAGACGAGGTGATGACTCCACACATGGATACTCAGATTTTGATGGGAATGAGATGCTAGACACTGAAGTTCCAGACAcacaagaaaatgaagaagtgtATCGGGTCAACCTAGATGATGATTCACATCCTTCAAATGAATTTACCCATGATGCAGTTGGAATCAATATTGGAAGAGGTGAACAACGTGGGAGACGTGGAAGTAGTTCACACTCTAGTGGCAGACGAGGGGGTAGTTTGGATAGATCAGGTGGAAGCTCAGGAGCTAATGTTGGAAGTGGTTCACGAGGAAGTCAGCGAAAACAATCATTTGAGACAACAATGCAAGAAACTATTACTGGGTTTAGAGATTTTCAACGACAAAGTCTACAACAACTTCTTCCTGGTGCGTTTGATCAAGATGATTACGATGAATGGAAAAAGGCGGAAGCGTTATTCCTTGATCTACAAGTTACAAAACATACTAAATTTTATTGGAAATGTCTTAATACACTCCAAGagttaaaatatgttttgtatGTTTATGTTTTCAGTGTCATGtcattgtaa
- the LOC106394283 gene encoding uncharacterized protein LOC106394283: protein MCPRCGDLEYISHILFHCPFATEVWDLGPWEYKLDTSPQTSFFDKLQYSMTQAPLPPFGFTGNALPWICWTLWTLRNQLMFENRHQSAIEVFTRALGALKEWESAQPIKQNPNPKSLPITRDAVGYPFEIICNTDASWKGGTRSAGLAWIFIDFASE from the coding sequence ATGTGCCCTCGTTGTGGAGATTTGGAATATATCTCTCACATTCTCTTCCACTGCCCCTTTGCAACCGAAGTCTGGGATCTCGGACCATGGGAATACAAGTTGGACACTTCGCCGCAAACTTCGTTCTTCGACAAGCTACAATACTCCATGACCCAAGCTCCTCTACCCCCGTTTGGATTTACAGGTAATGCTCTCCCGTGGATCTGCTGGACCTTATGGACCTTAAGGAATCAACTCATGTTTGAAAACCGGCACCAATCAGCAATAGAAGTATTTACAAGAGCCCTAGGAGCCCTCAAAGAATGGGAATCGGCGCAACCAATCAaacaaaacccaaatcctaaaagCTTACCCATCACTCGTGATGCTGTCGGTTACCCTTTCGAAATCATATGTAACACAGACGCTTCGTGGAAGGGAGGAACCCGATCGGCGGGATTGGCCTGGATCTTCATTGATTTCGCCTCGGAATAG